One region of Oryza glaberrima chromosome 7, OglaRS2, whole genome shotgun sequence genomic DNA includes:
- the LOC127780251 gene encoding glycine-rich cell wall structural protein 1-like codes for MATRRTVLLLLLLGIAAELSSVALAGFGRGPFGHGCKFGRCHGGGFGEGEGFGGGGGFGGGGGGGLGGGGLGGGHGGGFGGGGGLGGGAGGGVGGGGGFGGGGGGGLGGRQGGGFGGGAGAGGGAGGGLGGGGGGAGGGVGGGGGFGGGGGNGLGGGQGGGFGAGAGAGGGAGGGIGGGGGFGGGGGGGLGGGHGGGFGGGAGVGSGAGGGVGGGGGFGGGGGGGLGGGHGSGFGGGAGVGGGAGGGVGGGGGFGGGGGGGLGGGHGGGFGAGAGVGGGASGGVGGGGGFGGGGGGGF; via the exons ATGGCTACTAGACGCACCGTcttgctgctcctgctgctcggCATCGCAGCGGAACTTAGCTCCGTGGCTCTTGCTGGATTTGGGCGTGGGCCGTTTGGCCATGGCTGCAAATTTGGCCGCTGCCATGGGGGTGGCTTCGGTGAAGGCGAAGGCTTTGGTGGGGGTGGTGGGttcggtggtggtggaggtggcgggCTAGGTGGAGGTGGACTTGGTGGAGGACATGGTGGTGGGttcggaggaggtggtggtttAGGTGGCGGTGCTGGTGGCGGTGTTGGGGGTGGAGGGGGTtttggtggtggaggaggaggtgggctTGGTGGCAGACAAGGTGGCGGGTTTGGgggaggagctggagctggaggtgGTGCGGGTGGTGGgcttggaggtggag GTGGTGGAGCCGGTGGCGGCGTTGGTGGGGGTGGTGGGTTTGGAGGTGGCGGAGGCAACGGGCTTGGTGGTGGCCAAGGAGGTGGGtttggtgctggtgctggtgctggaggAGGAGCTGGTGGTGGCattggtggaggtggcggctttggcggtggtggtggtggaggcctCGGCGGTGGACATGGTGGCGGCTTTGGTGGTGGAGCTGGTGTTGGCAGTGGTGCAGGTGGAGGTgtcggtggtggaggaggatttGGTGGAGGCGGTGGGGGGGGCCTTGGTGGTGGACATGGTAGCGGATTTGGAGGCGGTGCTGGTGTTGGTGGAGGTGCCGGTGGAGGtgttggtggtggaggaggatttggtggtggtggcggcggaggccttGGTGGTGGTCACGGCGGCGGGTTTGGAGCTGGTGCCGGCGTAGGTGGAGGTGCTAGTGgaggtgttggtggtggtggcggctttggaggaggtggcggcgggggctTCTAA